One window of Acipenser ruthenus chromosome 17, fAciRut3.2 maternal haplotype, whole genome shotgun sequence genomic DNA carries:
- the LOC117423571 gene encoding inactive ubiquitin carboxyl-terminal hydrolase MINDY-4B-like, with translation MNSNSEELDEIANKISDLYKWREIFSSQRLELSDASIEVSFHTNVNSAVRNPASLLLRELLSSPSHIMDTHPELLQTMKRLESSKLSYIEILQEEVKKSQDKHQESRKSEDESENGAGATSGTKSRGQVATFNVLYSIPKPLTISFSLGGIPITMDMAGNLRKILFGSTFHIFNYEWKKSHFKFREPFSDLSYALEAERGGSSAIQMAVQANIIRYLLFTGNNGTENVCLQYLYDVSPKKQEEALAAALSDILWSAGKSQSGSVCLVSTDSYFTPTTEYKVDNFTERVQLFKFSEKETMQKFIYEHIQCFKEEGSHGVILFLYSLIFSRTIDRLREDLDSTTPHLLRSSLGNFVCRQALLNLMLTGRASPNVFNGNILYDDQGSPLPVPLHGVLIRSDVGYLHWNRELLQHGKLPMVGSMLKTPKLPIWLCNINATYSVLFSTNNSLLSDWKMEHLFDLYLYSGQPAQNHTVILTIDTHSHHWEEGHGKGEGDLEKRFPSVEMTIRTKWEGAAIDWNGTVPFF, from the exons ATGAATTCCAACAGTGAGGAATTGGATGAGATTGCAAACAAAATATCAGACCTGTACAAATGGAGGGAAATCTTTAGCTCTCAGAG GTTGGAATTAAGTGATGCTTCAATTGAGGTAAGTTTCCATACAAATGTGAATTCCGCTGTACGAAACCCTGCTT CCCTCCTCCTGCGAGAACTCCTTTCATCACCGTCACACATCATGGACACACATCCGGAGTTGTTGCAAACAATGAAGAGGCTGGAGAGCTCAAAGCTCAGCTACATTGAGATATTGCAGGAAGAGGTTAAGAAAAGCCAAGAT AAACACCAGGAAAGCCGCAAGTCAGAGGATGAGAGTGAAAATGGAGCTGGAGCCACTTCTGGCACCAAGTCTCGTGGACAAGTTGCTACCTTTAATGTCCTTTATTCTATTCCCAAACCCCTTACCATCTCTTTTAGTTTGGGCGGCATTCCTATCACAATGGATATGGCAGGG AACCTTAGAAAGATTTTGTTTGGGAGCACCTTCCACATTTTCAACTACGAATGGAAGAAATCCCACTTCAAGTTCCGGGAGCCTTTCTCTGACTTGTCATATGCCCTGGAAGCAGAAAGG GGAGGATCCAGTGCAATCCAGATGGCTGTGCAGGCAAACATTATCAGATACCTGCTCTTCACAGGAAACAACGGAACAGAAAACGTCTGCTTACAATA ttTGTATGACGTCAGTCCGAAAAAACAGGAAGAGGCCCTGGCAGCAGCCCTGTCCGATATTCTGTGGTCAGCAGGCAAGTCACAGAGTGGGTCAGTCTGTCTTGTGTCCACAGACTCCTACTTTACACCAACCACTGAGTACAAAGTGGACAACTTCACAGAGAGG GTTCAGCTGTTTAAATTCAGTGAAAAAGAAACCATGCAGAAATTCATCTATGAACATATACAATGT TTTAAAGAAGAAGGAAGCCATGGAGTGATTCTGTTCCTGTACAGTTTGATTTTCTCAAGGACTATTGACAG GCTAAGAGAAGACCTTGACTCTACTACACCCCACCTCTTGCGTTCAAGTCTGGGGAATTTTGTTTGCCGGCAG GCTCTGTTGAACCTGATGTTGACAGGCAGGGCTAGCCCCAATGTCTTCAATGGCAATATTCTGTATGATGACCAAGGCAGTCCCCTGCCGGTCCCCCTGCACGGAGTCCTCATCCGCAGTGATGTGGGGTACTTACACTGGAACCGGGAGCTGCTGCAACATGGCAAGCTCCCAATG GTGGGAAGCATGTTGAAAACCCCTAAACTGCCCATCTGGCTGTGCAACATCAATGCAACGTATAGCGTGCTGTTCAGTACAAACAACTCACTCCTGTCCGACTGGAAAATGGAACACCTGTTCGACCTGTACTTGTACAGCGGACAGCCGGCACAGAACCACACGGTTATTCTTACCATAG acACTCACTCTCATCACTGGGAAGAGGGGCATGGTAAAGGCGAGGGAGATCTGGAGAAACGGTTCCCTTCGGTGGAGATGACAATAAGGACTAAATGGGAAGGAGCAGCCATTGACTGGAATGGAACGGTTCCGTTTTTCTAA
- the LOC117423565 gene encoding eukaryotic translation initiation factor 2A-like isoform X3, with translation MQSWCPSWSDDESISVRTVNNELHFFENNSFDTIVSKLHLQKVTDFVLSPGSQPCKVAVYVPGVKGGPSFVRLYQYPNFAGPTSALANKSFFKADRVTMLWNKKATAVLVTASTEVDKTGASYYGEQTLHYIATNGEGAVVQLPKNGPIYDVVWSPNSTEFCVVYGFMPAKVTVFNLKCDPVFDFGTGPRNAAYYSPQGHLLVLAGFGNLRGQMEVWDVKKYKLVSKPQAPDSTFFSWCPDGEHVVTATCAPRLRVGNGYKIWHYTGPVLHKYDVPPDGELWEVLWQSFSDGVFPEKTIKYQAVPSELGSTEPKPAQVYRPPALRNKPITSSKLHEEEPPQNMKSQQGGDKLSKTALKNQKKREAKKAAKQETKPDDIQEKVLQSQLKPVSPTAPAAATSGDPELDKKIKNLKKKIKAIEQLKDQQAAGKPLEKNQIEKLQKESLLLQELEELELGI, from the exons ATGCAAAGCTG GTGTCCCAGTTGGTCAGATGATGAAAGTATCTCTGTTAGAACTGTAAACAATGAACTGCACTTCTTTGAGAATAACAGCTTTG ATACTATTGTAAGCAAGCTTCATCTGCAGAAAGTCACTGACTTTGTTCTTTCTCCAGGATCTCAACCTTGCaag GTTGCTGTCTATGTACCAGGAGTCAAGGGTGGACCATCGTTTGTACGGTTGTATCAGTACCCAAATTTTGCTGGCCCAACTTCTGCCTTGGCCAACAAAAGCTTCTTTAAAGCTGACCGGGTGACAATGCTGTGGAACAAGAAAG CCACAGCAGTATTAGTGACTGCCAGTACAGAAGTTGACAAAACAGGTGCATCCTATTACGGAGAACAGACTCTCCATTACATTGCAACTAATGGTGAAGGTGCAGTTGTACAGTTAC CGAAAAACGGCCCAATTTACGACGTCGTCTGGAGTCCAAACTCAACTGAGTTTTGTGTTGTTTATGGCTTCATGCCTGCCAAAGTGACAGTGTTCAATTTAAAGTGCGACCCAGTGTTTGATTTTGGAACAGGACCGAGGAATGCAGCCTATTACAGCCCTCAAGGACACCTCCTTGTCTTAGCTGGTTTCGGGAACCTCAGGGGACAGATGGAAGTTTGGGATGTTAAAAAATACAAACTGGTTTCTAAACCACAGGCTCCGGACTCCACTTTCTTCTCCTGGTGTCCCGACGGGGAGCATGTAGTAACAGCAACATGTGCTCCAAGACTGAGAGTGGGAAATGGCTACAAGATCTGGCATTACACTGGGCCTGTGCTCCATAAATATGATGTACCCCCGGACGGTGAACTGTGGGAGGTTTTATGGCAGTCTTTTTCAGATGGAGTGTTTCCAGAAAAAACTATTAAGTACCAGGCTGTACCAAGCGAACTAGGCAGCACAGAGCCCAAGCCTGCCCAGGTGTACAGGCCCCCAGCACTGCGGAACAAACCAATCACAAGTTCCAAACTG CATGAAGAGGAGCCTCCACAGAATATGAAGTCGCAGCAAGGTGGAGACAAGCTATCGAAAACGGCACTTAAAAATCAGAAAAAACGCGAGGCTAAGAAAGCTGCAAAACAG GAGACAAAGCCAGATGACATACAGGAGAAAGTACTGCAGTCTCAACTGAAGCCTGTGTCTCCTACTGCCCCTGCTGCAGCCACCTCCGGTGATCCGGAACTTGATAAAAAGATCAAGAATCTTAAAAAG AAAATAAAGGCCATTGAACAGCTGAAGGATCAACAAGCTGCTGGCAAACCACTTGAGAAAAACCAG ATTGAGAAGTTACAGAAGGAATCATTATTATTACAGGAGCTGGAGGAGTTGGAATTGGGAATATAG
- the LOC117423572 gene encoding tRNA-splicing endonuclease subunit Sen34-like isoform X1 — protein sequence MELEKETDGKLDAERQTEAIMEREVKNQTEEESVEKDPESDTRTEEVKRERETEPVRVCVSGSTPLLWRSADLRLVRERMGIVGTLVGSLARQPRQNCRLGRPLQLLLEEARLLKDTGRAVLVKGAESECDDDKMNVEVEENYTKHLQHSYEEQGRLALEEKKRVLERVMTERLRDEALTDQPIRERLSSLKSSFSFPRSAMMVQLCTARARLGYAPDERDWLVTDWPLPRDNKQEVRYRVYQDLRQQGYYITSAGKFGGDYLIYPGDPLRFHAHFIAVCVPIKSESPISDFLCLARLGANVKKTILLCSPSETESEGVIYTSIQWSGMV from the exons ATGGAGCTCGAGAAAGAGACAGATGGGAAGCTTGACGCTGAGAGGCAAACTGAGGCCATTATGGAGAGAGAAGTCAAAAACCAGACAGAGGAAGAATCAGTTGAAAAGGATCCAGAATCAGACACCAGGACAGAAGAGGTAAAGAGAGAACGCGAGACTGAGCCGGTGCGAGTGTGTGTATCCGGCTCCACTCCCCTGCTGTGGCGCTCCGCGGACCTGCGGCTGGTCCGAGAGAGGATGGGCATTGTGGGAACGCTGGTGGGCTCTCTGGCCAGACAGCCACGTCAGAACTGCCGGCTGGGCAGACCACTGCAGCTGCTGCTGGAGGAGGCCCGTCTACTGAAGGACACTGGGAGAGCTGTGCTGGTCAAGGGGGCGGAGTCAGAG TGCGACGATGACAAGATGAATGTAGAGGTGGAGGAGAATTACACAAAGCATCTTCAGCACAGCTACGAGGAACAAGGAAGACTTGCGTTAGAGGAGAAGAAACGTGTGCTGGAGAGAGTGATGACTGAGCGACTCAGAG atgaagcTCTCACagatcagccaatcagagagcgtCTCTCTTCTCTGAAGAGTTCTTTTTCGTTCCCTCGCTCTGCCATGATGGTGCAACTCTGTACAGCCAGAGCGAGGTTGGGCTATGCTCCCGATGAGCGTGATTGGCTGGTTACTGACTGGCCCTTACCACGTGACAACAAACAGGAAGTGAGGTATCGTGTTTACCAGGACCTGCGGCAGCAGGGATATTACATCACATCTGCTGGAAAGTTTGGGGGAGACTATCTTATCTACCCAG GAGACCCCCTGCGTTTCCACGCTCACTTCATCGCAGTGTGTGTTCCAATTAAAAGCGAGTCTCCTATTAGTGACTTCCTGTGTTTGGCGAGGCTGGGCGCCAATGTGAAGAAAACGATTTTACTGTGTTCTCCGAGTGAGACTGAGAGTGAGGGGGTTATTTACACCTCTATACAGTGGAGTGGCATGGTCTAG
- the LOC117423565 gene encoding eukaryotic translation initiation factor 2A-like isoform X1, which yields MAQSIPLLAVRGSLGTSMLFGPPLCTENTAFTSDNRRSKFFVFSKDGSLFAWCNGETVNIVNVSDGKHVQSFDLPKTACLGISPQNSVLVTWQPYSKTQETAQGEPNLHLWDVKTGECLKSFYQKKMQSWCPSWSDDESISVRTVNNELHFFENNSFDTIVSKLHLQKVTDFVLSPGSQPCKVAVYVPGVKGGPSFVRLYQYPNFAGPTSALANKSFFKADRVTMLWNKKATAVLVTASTEVDKTGASYYGEQTLHYIATNGEGAVVQLPKNGPIYDVVWSPNSTEFCVVYGFMPAKVTVFNLKCDPVFDFGTGPRNAAYYSPQGHLLVLAGFGNLRGQMEVWDVKKYKLVSKPQAPDSTFFSWCPDGEHVVTATCAPRLRVGNGYKIWHYTGPVLHKYDVPPDGELWEVLWQSFSDGVFPEKTIKYQAVPSELGSTEPKPAQVYRPPALRNKPITSSKLHEEEPPQNMKSQQGGDKLSKTALKNQKKREAKKAAKQETKPDDIQEKVLQSQLKPVSPTAPAAATSGDPELDKKIKNLKKKIKAIEQLKDQQAAGKPLEKNQIEKLQKESLLLQELEELELGI from the exons ATGGCGCAGTCCATACCACTTCTAGCAG TCCGGGGATCGCTTGGCACCTCTATGTTGTTTGGCCCTCCACTTTGTACAGAAAACACTGCATTCACAAG TGATAATCGGAGAAGCAAATTCTTTGTTTTTAGCAAGGATGGTTCCTTGTTTGCTTGGTGTAATGGAGAAAC GGTGAATATTGTGAATGTATCAGATGGCAAGCATGTGCAGTCATTTGACCTGCCTAAGACAGCTTGCCTTGGAATCTCTCCCCAGAACTCTGTCCTGGTGACTTGGCAACCTTATTCTA AAACTCAAGAAACTGCTCAAGGAGAACCAAACCTTCATCTATGGGATGTAAAAACAGGAGAGTGTCTTAAATCTTTCTATCAGAAGAAGATGCAAAGCTG GTGTCCCAGTTGGTCAGATGATGAAAGTATCTCTGTTAGAACTGTAAACAATGAACTGCACTTCTTTGAGAATAACAGCTTTG ATACTATTGTAAGCAAGCTTCATCTGCAGAAAGTCACTGACTTTGTTCTTTCTCCAGGATCTCAACCTTGCaag GTTGCTGTCTATGTACCAGGAGTCAAGGGTGGACCATCGTTTGTACGGTTGTATCAGTACCCAAATTTTGCTGGCCCAACTTCTGCCTTGGCCAACAAAAGCTTCTTTAAAGCTGACCGGGTGACAATGCTGTGGAACAAGAAAG CCACAGCAGTATTAGTGACTGCCAGTACAGAAGTTGACAAAACAGGTGCATCCTATTACGGAGAACAGACTCTCCATTACATTGCAACTAATGGTGAAGGTGCAGTTGTACAGTTAC CGAAAAACGGCCCAATTTACGACGTCGTCTGGAGTCCAAACTCAACTGAGTTTTGTGTTGTTTATGGCTTCATGCCTGCCAAAGTGACAGTGTTCAATTTAAAGTGCGACCCAGTGTTTGATTTTGGAACAGGACCGAGGAATGCAGCCTATTACAGCCCTCAAGGACACCTCCTTGTCTTAGCTGGTTTCGGGAACCTCAGGGGACAGATGGAAGTTTGGGATGTTAAAAAATACAAACTGGTTTCTAAACCACAGGCTCCGGACTCCACTTTCTTCTCCTGGTGTCCCGACGGGGAGCATGTAGTAACAGCAACATGTGCTCCAAGACTGAGAGTGGGAAATGGCTACAAGATCTGGCATTACACTGGGCCTGTGCTCCATAAATATGATGTACCCCCGGACGGTGAACTGTGGGAGGTTTTATGGCAGTCTTTTTCAGATGGAGTGTTTCCAGAAAAAACTATTAAGTACCAGGCTGTACCAAGCGAACTAGGCAGCACAGAGCCCAAGCCTGCCCAGGTGTACAGGCCCCCAGCACTGCGGAACAAACCAATCACAAGTTCCAAACTG CATGAAGAGGAGCCTCCACAGAATATGAAGTCGCAGCAAGGTGGAGACAAGCTATCGAAAACGGCACTTAAAAATCAGAAAAAACGCGAGGCTAAGAAAGCTGCAAAACAG GAGACAAAGCCAGATGACATACAGGAGAAAGTACTGCAGTCTCAACTGAAGCCTGTGTCTCCTACTGCCCCTGCTGCAGCCACCTCCGGTGATCCGGAACTTGATAAAAAGATCAAGAATCTTAAAAAG AAAATAAAGGCCATTGAACAGCTGAAGGATCAACAAGCTGCTGGCAAACCACTTGAGAAAAACCAG ATTGAGAAGTTACAGAAGGAATCATTATTATTACAGGAGCTGGAGGAGTTGGAATTGGGAATATAG
- the LOC117423572 gene encoding tRNA-splicing endonuclease subunit Sen34-like isoform X2: protein MELEKETDGKLDAERQTEAIMEREVKNQTEEESVEKDPESDTRTEEVKRERETEPVRVCVSGSTPLLWRSADLRLVRERMGIVGTLVGSLARQPRQNCRLGRPLQLLLEEARLLKDTGRAVLVKGAESECDDDKMNVEVEENYTKHLQHSYEEQGRLALEEKKRVLERVMTERLRDEALTDQPIRERLSSLKSSFSFPRSAMMVQLCTARARLGYAPDERDWLVTDWPLPRDNKQEVRYRVYQDLRQQGYYITSAGKFGGDYLIYPDCIPCSHWFHRNCLGS, encoded by the exons ATGGAGCTCGAGAAAGAGACAGATGGGAAGCTTGACGCTGAGAGGCAAACTGAGGCCATTATGGAGAGAGAAGTCAAAAACCAGACAGAGGAAGAATCAGTTGAAAAGGATCCAGAATCAGACACCAGGACAGAAGAGGTAAAGAGAGAACGCGAGACTGAGCCGGTGCGAGTGTGTGTATCCGGCTCCACTCCCCTGCTGTGGCGCTCCGCGGACCTGCGGCTGGTCCGAGAGAGGATGGGCATTGTGGGAACGCTGGTGGGCTCTCTGGCCAGACAGCCACGTCAGAACTGCCGGCTGGGCAGACCACTGCAGCTGCTGCTGGAGGAGGCCCGTCTACTGAAGGACACTGGGAGAGCTGTGCTGGTCAAGGGGGCGGAGTCAGAG TGCGACGATGACAAGATGAATGTAGAGGTGGAGGAGAATTACACAAAGCATCTTCAGCACAGCTACGAGGAACAAGGAAGACTTGCGTTAGAGGAGAAGAAACGTGTGCTGGAGAGAGTGATGACTGAGCGACTCAGAG atgaagcTCTCACagatcagccaatcagagagcgtCTCTCTTCTCTGAAGAGTTCTTTTTCGTTCCCTCGCTCTGCCATGATGGTGCAACTCTGTACAGCCAGAGCGAGGTTGGGCTATGCTCCCGATGAGCGTGATTGGCTGGTTACTGACTGGCCCTTACCACGTGACAACAAACAGGAAGTGAGGTATCGTGTTTACCAGGACCTGCGGCAGCAGGGATATTACATCACATCTGCTGGAAAGTTTGGGGGAGACTATCTTATCTACCCAG ATTGCATACCTTGCTCCCACTGGTTTCACAGGAACTGTCTAGGCAGCTAA
- the LOC117423573 gene encoding thioredoxin reductase-like selenoprotein T, which yields MAKRWLLFSLLFLGVFYLYSALADNGAPGKKLKMQFATGPQLKFQICVSUGYKRVFEEYMRVLSQRYPDIRIEGENYLPLPIYRHIASFLSIFKLALIGLIILGKDPFAFFGMQAPGVWRWGQENKIYACMMVFFISNMIENQCMSTGAFEITLNDVPVWSKLESGHIPSMQQLVQILENEMKLNVHMDSLPHHLS from the exons ATGGCGAAAAGGTGGCTCTTGTTTTCGCTCCTATTTTTgggggtattttatttgtattccgCTTTAGCGGATAATGGCGCACCCGGGAAGAAATTAAAAATGCAGTTTGCCACGGGACCTCAACTCAAATTCCAAATctg TGTGTCCTGAGGGTACAAGCGGGTGTTTGAGGAGTACATGCGGGTTCTTAGCCAGCGTTACCCAGACATCCGCATTGAGGGGGAGAATTACCTACCGCTTCCCATCTATCG ACACATCGCTTCTTTCCTTTCTATCTTCAAGCTAGCATTAATAGGACTGATAATTCTTGGGAAAGATCCATTTGCTTTCTTTGGTATGCAAGCTCCAGGAGTATGGCGCTGGGGGCAGGAAAACAAG ATCTATGCTTGTATGATGGTCTTCTTCATCAGCAACATGATTGAGAACCAATGTATGTCTACCGGTGCATTTGAAATTACATTAAATG ATGTTCCAGTCTGGTCTAAGTTGGAGTCTGGACATATTCCTTCAATGCAGCAGCTTGTCCAGATCCTAGAAAATGAGATGAAGCTTAATGTTCACATGGATTCACTTCCACATCATCTGTCATAG
- the LOC117423567 gene encoding stress-associated endoplasmic reticulum protein 1, translating into MVAKQRIRMANEKHSKNITQRGNVAKTTRSPQDDKVSVGPWLLALFIFVVCGSAIFQIIQSIRMGM; encoded by the exons ATGGTGGCAAAACAGAGAATTCGTATGGCCAacgaaaaacacagcaaaaacatcACGCAGAGGGGAAATGTAGCGAAGACAACG AGAAGCCCTCAGGATGATAAAGTGTCTGTTGGTCCCTGGTTATTGGCGCTCTTCATTTTTGTTGTCTGTGGATCAG CTATCTTCCAGATCATCCAGAGCATCAGGATGGGCATGTAA
- the LOC117423565 gene encoding eukaryotic translation initiation factor 2A-like isoform X2: protein MVPCLLGVMEKQTQETAQGEPNLHLWDVKTGECLKSFYQKKMQSWCPSWSDDESISVRTVNNELHFFENNSFDTIVSKLHLQKVTDFVLSPGSQPCKVAVYVPGVKGGPSFVRLYQYPNFAGPTSALANKSFFKADRVTMLWNKKATAVLVTASTEVDKTGASYYGEQTLHYIATNGEGAVVQLPKNGPIYDVVWSPNSTEFCVVYGFMPAKVTVFNLKCDPVFDFGTGPRNAAYYSPQGHLLVLAGFGNLRGQMEVWDVKKYKLVSKPQAPDSTFFSWCPDGEHVVTATCAPRLRVGNGYKIWHYTGPVLHKYDVPPDGELWEVLWQSFSDGVFPEKTIKYQAVPSELGSTEPKPAQVYRPPALRNKPITSSKLHEEEPPQNMKSQQGGDKLSKTALKNQKKREAKKAAKQETKPDDIQEKVLQSQLKPVSPTAPAAATSGDPELDKKIKNLKKKIKAIEQLKDQQAAGKPLEKNQIEKLQKESLLLQELEELELGI from the exons ATGGTTCCTTGTTTGCTTGGTGTAATGGAGAAAC AAACTCAAGAAACTGCTCAAGGAGAACCAAACCTTCATCTATGGGATGTAAAAACAGGAGAGTGTCTTAAATCTTTCTATCAGAAGAAGATGCAAAGCTG GTGTCCCAGTTGGTCAGATGATGAAAGTATCTCTGTTAGAACTGTAAACAATGAACTGCACTTCTTTGAGAATAACAGCTTTG ATACTATTGTAAGCAAGCTTCATCTGCAGAAAGTCACTGACTTTGTTCTTTCTCCAGGATCTCAACCTTGCaag GTTGCTGTCTATGTACCAGGAGTCAAGGGTGGACCATCGTTTGTACGGTTGTATCAGTACCCAAATTTTGCTGGCCCAACTTCTGCCTTGGCCAACAAAAGCTTCTTTAAAGCTGACCGGGTGACAATGCTGTGGAACAAGAAAG CCACAGCAGTATTAGTGACTGCCAGTACAGAAGTTGACAAAACAGGTGCATCCTATTACGGAGAACAGACTCTCCATTACATTGCAACTAATGGTGAAGGTGCAGTTGTACAGTTAC CGAAAAACGGCCCAATTTACGACGTCGTCTGGAGTCCAAACTCAACTGAGTTTTGTGTTGTTTATGGCTTCATGCCTGCCAAAGTGACAGTGTTCAATTTAAAGTGCGACCCAGTGTTTGATTTTGGAACAGGACCGAGGAATGCAGCCTATTACAGCCCTCAAGGACACCTCCTTGTCTTAGCTGGTTTCGGGAACCTCAGGGGACAGATGGAAGTTTGGGATGTTAAAAAATACAAACTGGTTTCTAAACCACAGGCTCCGGACTCCACTTTCTTCTCCTGGTGTCCCGACGGGGAGCATGTAGTAACAGCAACATGTGCTCCAAGACTGAGAGTGGGAAATGGCTACAAGATCTGGCATTACACTGGGCCTGTGCTCCATAAATATGATGTACCCCCGGACGGTGAACTGTGGGAGGTTTTATGGCAGTCTTTTTCAGATGGAGTGTTTCCAGAAAAAACTATTAAGTACCAGGCTGTACCAAGCGAACTAGGCAGCACAGAGCCCAAGCCTGCCCAGGTGTACAGGCCCCCAGCACTGCGGAACAAACCAATCACAAGTTCCAAACTG CATGAAGAGGAGCCTCCACAGAATATGAAGTCGCAGCAAGGTGGAGACAAGCTATCGAAAACGGCACTTAAAAATCAGAAAAAACGCGAGGCTAAGAAAGCTGCAAAACAG GAGACAAAGCCAGATGACATACAGGAGAAAGTACTGCAGTCTCAACTGAAGCCTGTGTCTCCTACTGCCCCTGCTGCAGCCACCTCCGGTGATCCGGAACTTGATAAAAAGATCAAGAATCTTAAAAAG AAAATAAAGGCCATTGAACAGCTGAAGGATCAACAAGCTGCTGGCAAACCACTTGAGAAAAACCAG ATTGAGAAGTTACAGAAGGAATCATTATTATTACAGGAGCTGGAGGAGTTGGAATTGGGAATATAG